A DNA window from Allokutzneria albata contains the following coding sequences:
- a CDS encoding DUF3043 domain-containing protein, with translation MRFLRRIASADPTNPEEEVVEVDPGLLDGPKGHTAGKGKPTPKRREAEGRRRGPVPPPPRTQREALRRMRGNQASKEERRKAAQFRRERMMAGDDKYLLPRDRGPVRAYARDLVDSRRNLMGLFMPLAIVVFIAVLTPNLVVQQYASLACMFMLLAMLIEGVMLGRLVSRRARQKFPDENFKGFALGWYAFTRATQLRKLRVPKPRVGYNDRVA, from the coding sequence GTGAGGTTCCTTCGCCGCATCGCGTCCGCTGACCCCACGAACCCCGAAGAGGAGGTCGTGGAGGTCGATCCGGGCTTGCTGGACGGCCCGAAGGGGCACACCGCGGGCAAGGGGAAGCCCACTCCCAAGCGGCGTGAGGCCGAGGGCCGCCGCCGCGGTCCGGTCCCGCCGCCGCCGCGCACGCAGCGCGAGGCCCTGCGCCGGATGCGAGGCAACCAGGCCAGCAAGGAAGAGCGCCGCAAGGCCGCGCAGTTCCGCCGCGAGCGGATGATGGCCGGTGACGACAAGTACCTGCTGCCCCGCGACCGCGGTCCGGTGCGCGCGTACGCGCGCGACCTCGTCGACTCGCGGCGCAACCTCATGGGCTTGTTCATGCCGCTGGCCATCGTGGTGTTCATCGCGGTGCTGACGCCGAACCTGGTCGTGCAGCAGTACGCCAGCCTCGCGTGCATGTTCATGCTGCTGGCCATGCTCATCGAGGGCGTCATGCTCGGCAGGCTGGTGTCGCGGCGGGCGCGGCAGAAGTTCCCCGACGAGAACTTCAAGGGCTTCGCGCTCGGCTGGTACGCCTTCACCAGGGCGACCCAGCTGCGCAAGCTGCGCGTGCCCAAGCCCCGCGTCGGCTACAACGACCGGGTGGCGTAG
- a CDS encoding glycerate kinase family protein: protein MRILVAPDCFGGTLSARAAAEAISLGWRRSAPDDELVLRPLADGGPGFVEVLHAALGGMVHRLEVTGPLGALVEAEWLEHDGTAYIECAQACGLHLAPAAERDASRATTRGVGELVNDALSKGVRTVVIGLGGSASTDGGAGLFAALGFAPLGADGAELAPGGGPLIDCARLSATPEFPVQLVIASDVENVLLGRHGAAHTFGPQKGADATEVEALERALSRWADVLAEATGKDVRDTAGAGAAGGLGAGLLALGAEVVSGAGLVRELTGLDSALDSVQLAITGEGSFDWQSLRGKLITAVAAGAAERGMPCLVLAGQVSVGRRESAAVGIEDSYAVAEHAGSVEASLADPAGTLADLAAHVAGQWGGR, encoded by the coding sequence GTGCGGATTCTCGTTGCTCCTGACTGCTTCGGCGGAACCCTGTCGGCGCGGGCGGCCGCAGAGGCGATTTCCCTCGGGTGGCGGCGTTCCGCCCCTGATGACGAGCTTGTGCTGAGGCCGCTCGCCGACGGTGGGCCGGGCTTCGTCGAGGTGCTGCACGCGGCGCTCGGCGGGATGGTGCACCGCCTGGAGGTGACAGGTCCGCTCGGTGCGCTCGTCGAGGCGGAATGGCTCGAACACGACGGCACGGCCTACATCGAGTGCGCCCAGGCGTGCGGGCTCCACCTCGCGCCCGCCGCCGAGCGCGACGCTTCCCGGGCCACCACGCGTGGCGTCGGCGAGTTGGTCAACGACGCCCTGTCCAAGGGCGTGCGCACGGTGGTGATCGGTCTCGGCGGTTCCGCGAGCACCGACGGCGGCGCCGGGCTGTTCGCCGCGCTCGGGTTCGCACCGCTCGGCGCGGACGGCGCGGAACTCGCTCCCGGCGGCGGTCCGCTCATCGACTGCGCACGGCTCTCCGCGACGCCGGAGTTCCCCGTGCAGCTCGTGATCGCCTCCGACGTGGAGAACGTGTTGCTCGGCAGGCACGGCGCCGCGCACACCTTCGGCCCGCAGAAGGGGGCCGACGCCACCGAAGTCGAAGCACTGGAACGCGCGCTGAGCCGCTGGGCCGACGTACTCGCCGAGGCCACGGGCAAGGACGTCCGCGACACCGCTGGCGCCGGGGCGGCGGGCGGGCTCGGCGCCGGGCTGCTCGCCCTGGGAGCCGAGGTCGTCTCGGGAGCCGGACTTGTGCGCGAACTCACTGGGCTCGACTCCGCGCTGGACTCGGTGCAGCTGGCGATCACCGGCGAGGGCAGCTTCGACTGGCAGTCGCTGCGCGGGAAGTTGATCACCGCTGTGGCCGCGGGCGCCGCCGAGCGCGGCATGCCGTGCCTGGTTCTGGCAGGTCAGGTCAGCGTGGGCAGGCGCGAGTCGGCCGCGGTCGGCATCGAGGACTCCTATGCGGTCGCCGAGCACGCGGGCTCGGTCGAGGCATCGCTCGCCGACCCCGCGGGCACCCTCGCCGACCTGGCCGCCCACGTGGCCGGGCAGTGGGGCGGCCGCTGA
- a CDS encoding HesB/IscA family protein — protein sequence MTSAQETGTETPTHGVTMTEAAAAKAKALLEQEGRDDMHLRIAVQPGGCAGLRYQLFFDERTLDGDAFREFDGLRVAVDRMSVPYVDGAVIDFVDTIEKQGFTIDNPQATGSCACGDSFN from the coding sequence ATGACTTCTGCGCAGGAAACCGGCACCGAGACGCCGACCCACGGCGTCACGATGACCGAGGCGGCCGCCGCCAAGGCCAAGGCCCTGCTGGAGCAGGAGGGCCGCGACGACATGCACCTGCGCATCGCCGTCCAGCCCGGGGGATGCGCCGGCCTCCGCTACCAGCTGTTCTTCGACGAGCGCACGCTCGACGGTGACGCCTTCCGCGAGTTCGACGGCCTCCGGGTCGCGGTCGACCGGATGAGCGTCCCCTACGTCGACGGCGCGGTGATCGACTTCGTCGACACCATCGAGAAGCAGGGCTTCACCATCGACAACCCGCAGGCCACCGGCTCCTGCGCGTGCGGGGACTCGTTCAACTAG
- a CDS encoding carbohydrate kinase family protein, with amino-acid sequence MHFPGRFAEQLVADQLDRVSLSFLVDDLVVRRGGIAANIAFGMGVLGHNPVLVGAVGADFADYRSWLERHGVDCSGVHTSEVKHTARFVCTTDDDMCQIASFYAGAMAEARQIELAPVAERAGGLDLVLISPNDPEAMLRHTEECRQRGYAFAADPSQQLARMDGDQARKLVTGAKYLFTNDYELQLLLKKTGWTEDEVLDQVGMRITTLGEKGVEIVGREIGALQVQAVPETAKTDPTGVGDGFRAGFLAGLTRGLPLERAAQLGSLIAVNVLETVGTQEWSFDRADGLRRLSEAYGPEAAEDIAPMLPA; translated from the coding sequence ATGCACTTCCCCGGCCGGTTCGCCGAGCAGCTCGTGGCCGACCAGCTCGACCGCGTGTCGCTGAGCTTCCTGGTGGACGACCTCGTCGTGCGCCGGGGCGGCATCGCGGCCAACATCGCCTTCGGGATGGGCGTGCTCGGCCACAACCCCGTCCTGGTCGGTGCCGTCGGCGCCGACTTCGCCGACTACCGCTCCTGGCTGGAGCGGCACGGCGTCGACTGCTCGGGCGTGCACACCTCCGAGGTCAAGCACACCGCGCGGTTCGTCTGCACCACCGACGACGACATGTGCCAGATCGCCTCCTTCTACGCGGGCGCCATGGCCGAGGCCCGGCAGATCGAGCTGGCCCCGGTCGCCGAGCGCGCCGGCGGCCTCGACCTCGTGCTGATCAGCCCGAACGACCCCGAGGCGATGCTGCGGCACACCGAGGAGTGCCGCCAGCGCGGCTACGCCTTCGCCGCCGACCCCTCGCAGCAGCTGGCCAGGATGGACGGCGACCAGGCCCGCAAGCTGGTCACCGGGGCGAAGTACCTGTTCACCAACGACTACGAGCTGCAGCTGCTGCTGAAGAAGACCGGCTGGACCGAGGACGAGGTGCTCGACCAGGTCGGCATGCGGATCACCACGCTCGGCGAGAAGGGCGTGGAGATCGTCGGCCGGGAGATCGGCGCCCTGCAGGTGCAGGCCGTTCCGGAGACCGCGAAGACCGATCCGACCGGCGTCGGTGACGGGTTCCGCGCCGGGTTCCTGGCCGGGCTCACCCGCGGCCTGCCGCTGGAGCGCGCCGCCCAGCTCGGCTCGCTGATCGCGGTCAACGTGCTGGAGACCGTGGGCACCCAGGAGTGGAGCTTCGACCGCGCCGACGGCCTGCGCAGGCTGAGCGAGGCCTACGGCCCCGAGGCGGCCGAGGACATCGCCCCGATGCTCCCCGCCTGA
- the asnB gene encoding asparagine synthase (glutamine-hydrolyzing) produces the protein MCGLLGLVCAPHNNTAAAVNAVANALHCQRHRGPDESDTWHNESVVFGFNRLSIIDLERSHQPLQYANGRYTIVFNGEIYNYLELRAELVAQYGARFATDGDTETIVAAYHYMGPSMVARLRGMFAFMIWDAEKRVVFGARDPFGIKPLFYAQGPNGVAFASEKKSLLDLAAGLGLQPQLDRTALQHYLIMQYVPEPATLHTKIRRIESGTSFTVAPGGSVITERYFNPQFNARPLRSSSEVNQLHRQIADVMRDSVAKHMRADVTVGSFLSGGIDSTAIAALAKEHNPDLITFTTGFERSGYSEVDVAAESAAAIGVKHVVRTVSAEEMMQALPLITWYLDDPVADPALVPLWFIAREARQYVKVVLSGEGADELFGGYTIYREPLSLAPFEKVPGALRSVMGKVSKRIPDGVRGKDLLRRGALSLEERYYGNARIFRDDQIKAVLKGYDPNIRHTDVTARPYRESAGWDPVTRMQHVDLFTWLRGDILVKADKMTMANSLELRVPFLDPEVFRVASTVPLEQKITKETTKYALRKAMERIVPAHVLHRRKLGFPVPIRHWLKDEMHDWAREIVQGSGTDHLIDKAAVMRILEEHRSGVLDHSRRIWALLVFMIWHGIFIERSIQVRVPEPHYPVKL, from the coding sequence GTGTGCGGCCTGCTGGGACTTGTTTGCGCTCCCCACAACAACACCGCGGCGGCAGTCAACGCCGTCGCCAACGCCCTGCACTGCCAGCGGCACCGTGGCCCCGATGAAAGCGACACCTGGCACAACGAGTCGGTGGTGTTCGGCTTCAACCGGCTCTCGATCATCGACCTGGAGCGGTCCCACCAGCCGCTGCAGTACGCCAACGGGCGCTACACGATCGTCTTCAACGGCGAGATCTACAACTACCTGGAGCTGCGGGCGGAGCTGGTCGCGCAGTACGGCGCGCGCTTCGCCACCGACGGCGATACCGAGACGATCGTCGCGGCCTACCACTACATGGGCCCGTCCATGGTGGCCAGGCTGCGCGGCATGTTCGCGTTCATGATCTGGGACGCGGAGAAGCGGGTGGTCTTCGGCGCCCGCGACCCGTTCGGCATCAAGCCGCTGTTCTACGCGCAGGGCCCCAACGGCGTCGCCTTCGCCAGCGAGAAGAAGAGCCTGCTGGACCTGGCGGCGGGCCTGGGGCTGCAGCCGCAGCTGGACCGCACCGCGCTGCAGCACTACCTGATCATGCAGTACGTCCCGGAGCCCGCGACGCTGCACACCAAGATCCGCCGCATCGAGTCGGGCACCTCCTTCACCGTGGCCCCCGGCGGTTCGGTGATCACCGAGCGGTACTTCAACCCGCAGTTCAACGCCCGCCCGCTGCGCAGCTCCAGCGAGGTCAACCAGCTGCACCGGCAGATCGCCGACGTCATGCGCGACTCCGTGGCCAAGCACATGCGCGCGGACGTGACGGTCGGCTCCTTCCTCTCCGGCGGCATCGACTCCACCGCGATCGCGGCGCTGGCCAAGGAGCACAACCCGGACCTGATCACCTTCACCACCGGGTTCGAGCGCTCCGGCTACTCCGAGGTCGACGTGGCCGCGGAGTCGGCGGCGGCGATCGGGGTCAAGCACGTGGTCCGCACGGTCTCCGCGGAGGAGATGATGCAGGCCCTGCCGCTGATCACCTGGTACCTGGACGACCCGGTGGCCGACCCGGCGCTGGTGCCGCTGTGGTTCATCGCCCGCGAGGCGCGGCAGTACGTCAAGGTGGTGCTCTCCGGTGAGGGCGCCGACGAGCTCTTCGGCGGCTACACGATCTACCGCGAACCGCTGTCGCTCGCACCGTTCGAGAAGGTGCCCGGCGCGCTGCGCTCGGTGATGGGCAAGGTCTCCAAGCGCATCCCGGACGGCGTGCGCGGCAAGGACCTGCTGCGCCGGGGCGCGCTGTCGCTGGAGGAGCGCTACTACGGCAACGCGCGGATCTTCCGCGACGACCAGATCAAGGCCGTGCTCAAGGGCTACGACCCGAACATCCGGCACACCGACGTCACCGCCCGCCCCTACCGCGAGTCGGCCGGCTGGGACCCGGTGACCCGGATGCAGCACGTGGACCTGTTCACCTGGCTGCGCGGCGACATCCTGGTCAAGGCCGACAAGATGACCATGGCGAACTCGCTGGAGCTGCGGGTGCCGTTCCTGGACCCGGAGGTCTTCCGGGTGGCCTCGACGGTCCCGCTCGAGCAGAAGATCACCAAGGAGACCACGAAGTACGCGCTGCGCAAGGCGATGGAGCGGATCGTGCCCGCGCACGTGCTGCACCGCCGCAAGCTCGGCTTCCCGGTGCCGATCCGGCACTGGCTCAAGGACGAGATGCACGACTGGGCGCGGGAGATCGTGCAGGGCTCCGGCACCGACCACCTGATCGACAAGGCCGCGGTCATGCGCATCCTGGAGGAGCACCGCTCCGGCGTGCTCGACCACAGCCGCCGCATCTGGGCGCTGCTGGTCTTCATGATCTGGCACGGCATCTTCATCGAGCGCTCGATCCAGGTGCGGGTGCCCGAACCGCACTACCCGGTCAAGCTCTGA
- the ctaC gene encoding aa3-type cytochrome oxidase subunit II: MTKVLALVGMVAVVATGCSTEEVLRFGWPEGVTPQAEQMRQLWTWSVIAALAMGVLVWGLILWSVIFHRKKSEEFPRQTQYNVPLEMVYITVPTIIVVVLFYFTAVTQNFVNAKDEPADINVKVTSFQWNWEFTYTDAKHKSSTGQQISTVGSSSEIPLLVLPTGKNVRYTLESKDVIHSFWVPDFLFKRDTFPYPKKNNQDNVFQNRIDSPGAFVGRCAELCGTYHAVMNFEVRALPSDVFDRYMALRAKENAKTGKPYTAAEALAELNCGELCAPQAITTKPFNTDRTAGTASGR; this comes from the coding sequence CTGACCAAGGTTCTCGCCCTGGTCGGCATGGTGGCCGTCGTCGCCACCGGCTGTTCGACCGAGGAGGTGCTGCGCTTCGGTTGGCCGGAGGGCGTCACGCCGCAGGCCGAGCAGATGCGCCAGCTCTGGACCTGGTCGGTGATCGCGGCCCTGGCGATGGGCGTCCTCGTCTGGGGCCTGATCCTCTGGTCGGTGATCTTCCACCGCAAGAAGAGCGAGGAGTTCCCGCGGCAGACGCAGTACAACGTGCCGCTGGAGATGGTCTACATCACCGTCCCGACGATCATCGTCGTGGTGCTCTTCTACTTCACCGCGGTGACGCAGAACTTCGTCAACGCCAAGGACGAGCCGGCCGACATCAACGTCAAGGTGACCTCGTTCCAGTGGAACTGGGAGTTCACCTACACCGACGCGAAGCACAAGAGCTCCACCGGCCAGCAGATCAGCACCGTGGGCTCCAGCTCGGAGATCCCGCTGCTGGTGCTGCCGACCGGCAAGAACGTGCGCTACACGCTGGAGTCCAAGGACGTCATCCACTCGTTCTGGGTCCCGGACTTCCTCTTCAAGCGGGACACCTTCCCGTACCCGAAGAAGAACAACCAGGACAACGTCTTCCAGAACCGGATCGACAGCCCCGGCGCCTTCGTCGGCCGCTGCGCCGAGCTCTGCGGCACCTACCACGCGGTGATGAACTTCGAGGTCAGGGCGCTGCCGTCGGATGTCTTCGACCGCTACATGGCGCTGCGGGCCAAGGAGAACGCCAAGACCGGCAAGCCCTACACGGCCGCCGAGGCGCTTGCCGAGCTGAACTGCGGCGAGCTGTGCGCCCCGCAGGCCATCACCACCAAGCCGTTCAACACCGACCGCACCGCGGGCACCGCGTCCGGCCGCTGA
- a CDS encoding cytochrome c oxidase subunit 4: MRTEARIFDLVTAFCLVAAIGYGVWSHEPVGTVAISLTGGLTLIVGTYLRFVARRIEQRPEDNVDAEVSDGAGELGFFSPGSYWPFGLALAAAFTGVSLAFFEPWMIGIGVVVVLIMVAGLLFEYHVGPDHH, translated from the coding sequence ATGAGGACCGAGGCACGGATCTTCGATCTGGTCACGGCGTTCTGCCTAGTGGCGGCCATCGGCTACGGCGTCTGGTCGCACGAGCCGGTCGGCACGGTGGCGATCAGCCTCACCGGTGGTCTGACCCTGATCGTCGGCACCTACCTGCGCTTCGTCGCGCGCCGCATCGAGCAGCGGCCCGAGGACAACGTGGACGCCGAGGTCAGCGACGGCGCGGGCGAGCTGGGCTTCTTCTCCCCGGGCAGCTACTGGCCGTTCGGGCTGGCGCTGGCCGCCGCCTTCACCGGGGTCTCGCTGGCGTTCTTCGAGCCCTGGATGATCGGCATCGGCGTGGTCGTCGTGCTGATCATGGTGGCGGGTCTGCTCTTCGAGTACCACGTGGGGCCGGACCACCACTGA
- a CDS encoding DMT family transporter: MTSTVATPNTKRATLEWAGAMALSGTIGVAVVESGAAAPAVAFARCLVGGLLLALWCAWKGWLRLSARDLRLAALGGVLLVANWVLLFASYSYSSVSVATVVYHTQPFLLLGLAGVVLGERVRGRDLGHGAIAFAGVVLISLGGHGMNGQPVDVIGIALALGAAALYAGASLVAKQLSHVKPHLVAAVQCAVGTLVLAPALLFTPLPAFGPGWWWLLVLGVVHTALMYVLMYRSIGVLPTATVALLSFLYPAVALLVDVVVYAHHVTLLEALGMLAVLVGALAHKLPERA; this comes from the coding sequence ATGACGAGCACAGTTGCGACACCGAACACGAAGCGCGCCACCCTGGAGTGGGCGGGCGCGATGGCACTCTCCGGCACGATCGGCGTCGCGGTCGTGGAGTCCGGTGCGGCGGCACCGGCGGTGGCCTTCGCGCGCTGCCTCGTCGGCGGGCTGCTCCTCGCGCTGTGGTGCGCGTGGAAGGGCTGGCTGCGCCTGTCCGCTCGGGACCTCCGCCTCGCCGCGCTCGGCGGCGTGCTGCTGGTGGCGAACTGGGTGCTGCTGTTCGCCTCGTACTCGTACTCTTCGGTCTCCGTCGCCACGGTCGTCTACCACACCCAGCCGTTCCTGTTGCTGGGCCTGGCCGGCGTGGTCCTCGGCGAACGGGTGCGGGGGCGCGACCTGGGCCACGGCGCGATCGCCTTCGCGGGCGTCGTGCTGATCTCCCTGGGCGGTCACGGCATGAACGGGCAACCCGTCGACGTCATCGGGATCGCGCTCGCCCTCGGCGCCGCCGCCCTCTACGCGGGCGCTTCCCTGGTGGCCAAGCAGCTCTCGCACGTGAAGCCGCACCTGGTGGCCGCGGTGCAGTGCGCGGTCGGCACGCTCGTGCTGGCCCCGGCCCTGCTGTTCACGCCGCTGCCCGCGTTCGGCCCCGGCTGGTGGTGGCTGCTGGTCCTCGGCGTGGTGCACACGGCCCTGATGTACGTGCTGATGTACCGCAGCATCGGTGTCCTGCCGACAGCGACGGTGGCCCTGCTGTCCTTCCTCTACCCCGCCGTGGCGCTCCTGGTGGACGTCGTGGTGTACGCCCACCACGTCACCCTGTTGGAGGCCCTGGGCATGCTCGCCGTCCTCGTCGGCGCTCTCGCCCACAAGCTCCCGGAGCGGGCATGA
- a CDS encoding GlxA family transcriptional regulator: MRVDRVAVVVDGVVSPFELGVACEVFGTDRSADGIAGWNFAVCSPGGRPARGWSGFGLTDLADLDVAAAADLIILPTCVDRTQAPSPAVAELITSAAGEGRLVAAFCSGVFMLGHAGLLDGRGCTVHWVYEAEFRQRFPRALVDPSALYVEDSGVFTSAGTVAAVDLCLHIVRRTRGLRAATVLARRMVAPPHREGGQAQFVETPVPAAEDDVLAELLEWIERRLDQPVTVAELARRAGLGERTFLRRFAAGTGTTPHRWLTQRRLDRAQRMLEETELGVDEIAVACGYGSAAALRHQFTRLRGTSPSAYRKAFGSTG, encoded by the coding sequence CTGCGGGTGGACCGGGTCGCGGTGGTGGTCGACGGGGTGGTGTCGCCGTTCGAGCTCGGCGTCGCGTGCGAGGTCTTCGGCACCGACCGCAGCGCGGACGGAATCGCCGGGTGGAACTTCGCGGTGTGCTCCCCGGGCGGCAGGCCGGCGCGGGGCTGGTCCGGCTTCGGGCTGACCGATCTCGCCGACCTGGACGTGGCCGCCGCGGCTGACCTGATCATCCTGCCCACCTGCGTCGACCGCACGCAGGCGCCCTCGCCCGCCGTCGCCGAGCTGATCACGAGCGCCGCCGGGGAGGGCAGGCTGGTCGCGGCGTTCTGCTCCGGGGTGTTCATGCTCGGTCACGCCGGGCTGCTCGACGGACGCGGCTGCACCGTGCACTGGGTCTACGAGGCCGAGTTCCGCCAACGGTTCCCGCGCGCGCTGGTCGATCCGAGCGCGCTCTACGTCGAGGACTCCGGGGTCTTCACCAGCGCGGGCACGGTCGCCGCGGTCGACCTGTGCCTGCACATCGTGCGGCGGACCAGGGGGCTGCGCGCGGCGACGGTGCTGGCCCGCAGGATGGTCGCGCCGCCGCACCGCGAGGGCGGCCAGGCGCAGTTCGTCGAGACACCCGTCCCGGCCGCCGAGGACGACGTGCTCGCCGAGCTGCTGGAGTGGATCGAGCGCAGGCTGGACCAGCCCGTCACCGTCGCCGAGCTGGCCCGCCGGGCCGGGTTGGGGGAGCGGACCTTCCTGCGCCGCTTCGCGGCCGGCACGGGCACGACACCGCACCGCTGGCTGACCCAGCGCAGGCTGGACCGGGCCCAGCGGATGCTGGAGGAGACCGAGCTCGGCGTCGACGAGATCGCGGTCGCGTGCGGCTACGGGTCGGCCGCCGCGCTGCGGCATCAGTTCACGCGACTACGCGGCACCAGTCCCAGTGCTTACCGGAAGGCCTTCGGGTCAACCGGGTGA
- the qcrB gene encoding cytochrome bc1 complex cytochrome b subunit encodes MSSITTPTKSASAVSKAAAGAAKWADDRYHPASGLRRQISKVFPTHWSFMLGEIALYSFIILLLSGTYLALFFDPSMQEVQYNGSFTNLQGVWMSRAFESALDISFEVRGGLFARQVHHWAALLFMAAIVAHMLRVFFTGAFRKPREVNWVIGILLFVLGMFEGFTGYSLPDDLLSGTGLRIGSGIVLSIPVIGTWIHWALFGGEFPGTEIIPRLYTIHILLLPGIILGLVAAHLALVWYQKHTQFPGVGRTENNVVGVRIMPLFAAKAGGFFAVTTGVIVMMAGLFQINSIWNFGPYNPAQVSAGSQPDWYMAWTDGMSRLWPAWEVYLGPVMIPAIFFPLVLGMGIVFTLAGAYPWIEAKLTKDKAPHHLLQRPRDTPVRTSLGMMALTFFMVMALSGFNDLIADNFNISLNVMTWAGRILTLLAPPIAYYVTYRICIGLQRSDRAVLEHGVETGIIKRLPHGEFIEIHQPLGPVDSHGHPIPLEYQGTSVPKKMNKLGFAGEPVPGSLLRPDPTEETAALERARKTGEGDLTPGNGSAKKEITAGKPQQPKD; translated from the coding sequence ATGAGTTCCATCACCACGCCGACCAAGTCGGCAAGCGCGGTGAGCAAGGCGGCGGCCGGTGCCGCGAAGTGGGCCGACGACCGGTACCACCCCGCGTCCGGGCTGCGCCGCCAGATCAGCAAGGTCTTCCCGACCCACTGGTCGTTCATGCTCGGTGAGATCGCGCTCTACAGCTTCATCATCCTGCTGCTGTCCGGCACCTACCTGGCGTTGTTCTTCGACCCCTCGATGCAGGAGGTCCAGTACAACGGCTCGTTCACCAACCTCCAGGGCGTCTGGATGTCGCGCGCGTTCGAGAGCGCGCTGGACATCTCCTTCGAGGTCCGCGGCGGCCTGTTCGCCCGTCAGGTGCACCACTGGGCGGCGCTGCTGTTCATGGCCGCGATCGTCGCGCACATGCTCCGGGTGTTCTTCACCGGCGCGTTCCGCAAGCCGCGCGAGGTCAACTGGGTCATCGGCATCCTGCTGTTCGTGCTGGGCATGTTCGAGGGCTTCACCGGCTACTCGCTGCCCGACGACCTGCTCTCCGGCACCGGCCTGCGGATCGGCTCCGGCATCGTGCTGTCGATCCCGGTGATCGGCACCTGGATCCACTGGGCGCTCTTCGGCGGGGAGTTCCCCGGCACCGAGATCATCCCGCGCCTCTACACGATCCACATCCTGCTGCTGCCCGGCATCATCCTCGGCCTGGTGGCCGCGCACCTGGCGCTGGTCTGGTACCAGAAGCACACCCAGTTCCCGGGTGTCGGCCGCACCGAGAACAACGTGGTCGGCGTGCGCATCATGCCGCTGTTCGCGGCCAAGGCGGGCGGCTTCTTCGCCGTCACCACCGGTGTCATCGTGATGATGGCGGGCCTGTTCCAGATCAACTCCATCTGGAACTTCGGGCCGTACAACCCCGCGCAGGTCTCGGCGGGCTCGCAGCCCGACTGGTACATGGCCTGGACCGACGGCATGAGCCGGTTGTGGCCGGCGTGGGAGGTCTACCTCGGCCCGGTGATGATCCCGGCGATCTTCTTCCCGCTGGTGCTGGGCATGGGCATCGTGTTCACCCTCGCGGGCGCCTACCCGTGGATCGAGGCCAAGCTCACCAAGGACAAGGCCCCGCACCACCTGCTGCAGCGCCCTCGCGACACCCCGGTACGCACCTCGCTGGGCATGATGGCGCTGACGTTCTTCATGGTGATGGCGCTGTCCGGGTTCAACGACCTGATCGCGGACAACTTCAACATCTCGCTGAACGTGATGACCTGGGCGGGCCGCATCCTGACGCTGCTGGCCCCGCCGATCGCCTACTACGTCACCTACCGCATCTGCATCGGTCTGCAGCGCTCCGACCGCGCGGTGCTGGAGCACGGCGTGGAGACCGGCATCATCAAGCGCCTGCCGCACGGTGAGTTCATCGAGATCCACCAGCCGCTCGGCCCGGTGGACTCCCACGGTCACCCGATCCCGCTCGAGTACCAGGGCACGTCGGTGCCGAAGAAGATGAACAAGCTGGGCTTCGCGGGCGAGCCGGTCCCGGGCAGCCTCCTGCGCCCGGACCCCACCGAGGAGACCGCGGCGCTGGAGCGGGCCAGGAAGACGGGCGAGGGCGACCTCACCCCCGGCAACGGCTCCGCCAAGAAGGAGATCACCGCGGGCAAGCCGCAACAGCCCAAGGACTGA